The window TTGACCGGCGCTCCGATCGCGACCTTGTCAGCGAAGGCGCTGGATGTCGCAAAACATACGGGTTGGATCGCGGTGGCGGCCGATGCGCTGGGCGGCGCGCAGGCGTGCCTCGATCGCACGGTCGAATATGTGAAGGAACGCCAGCAATTCGGGCAGGCGATCGGCGGCTTTCAGGCGATCAAGCATCGGCTCGCCGACATGATGGTCGAAATCGAACAGGCGCGATCGGCGGTCTATTGGGCGGCGTGTGCGGTCGACGAAGGCGCGGAGGATGCCGAACTCGCGCTCCATTCGGCCAAGGCCTTCGCGGCCGATGCCTATGCGACCTGCGCGGGGGCGATGATCCAGCTGCACGGCGGCATCGGCTTCACCTGGGAGCATGACGCGCACCTCTTCTTCAAGCGCGCGCAGGCCGACCGCACCCTGTTCGGTTCGTCGGCGCAGCATCGCGAGGCGATTGCGCAGATCATCGGGTTGGGGGCGATCGCGGCATGAAGCTTGGTTTTACCGAAGCCGAGGAGGCTTTCCGTGTCGAGGCGGCGACGTGGCTCACCGCCGCGCTGACGGGGCCGTTTGCCGATGTGCGTGGCGTCACCAGCCTGGTCGAGATGCCCGAGCGGCGGCGCGAGTGGGAAAAATATCTCGCGGCCTCGCGCTGGAGCTGCATCGGCTGGCCTGCGCAATATGGCGGGCGTGACGCGACGCTGGCGCAGCAGGTGATCTTTGCCGAGGAATATGCGCGCGCAGGCGGCCCGCCCCGGCTCAACCATCTGGGCATCGAGCTGATCGGCCCGACCATCCTCGCTTACGGCACCGACGAGCAGAAGGCGCGCTTCCTGCCCGCCATCGCGAATGGCGACCATATCTGGTGCCAGGGCTATTCGGAGCCGGGCGCGGGATCGGACCTGGGCGGCGTGCGCACCAAGGCGTGGCGCGAAGGCGGCGACTGGGTGATCGAGGGCCAGAAGGTCTGGACCAGCCTCGCGCAATTCTGCGACTGGATCTTCGTCATCGCGCGCACCGATCCGGAGAGCGTGGGTTCGAAGGGGCTGTCCTTCCTGCTGGTGCCGATGGATCAGGACGGCGTCACCGTCCGCAACATTGTCCAGATGACCGGCGAGTCCGAGTTCAACGAGACCTTCTTCGATGCCGCGCGCACCGATGCGGCCAACATCCTCGGCGAGCCGGGGCAGGGCTGGGGCGTCGCGATGGCGTTGCTGGGGTTCGAGCGCGGCGTTTCCACGCTCGGCCAGCAGATGGGCTTTCGCAACGAACTCGACGATCTGATCGAAGCCGCGCGCGCCAATGGTTCGGCGGGCGATCCCGTCATTCGTCAGAAGATCGCGCAGGCGGAGATCGGCCTGCGGCTGATGCGCTATGGCGCGCTCCGCATGCTTACCGCCTCGGCCGATGGCGGGAGCAATCCGGCGGCCTTCACCTACAAGATCCAGTGGGCCAACTGGCGCCAGTCGCTTGGCGAACTGGCGATGGAGGTGCTTGGGCAGGCGGGCGAGATCAGCGACGCGCATGGCGAATATGCCTTTTCGCGCCTGCCGCACCTGTTCCTCTATTCGCGTGCCGACACGATCTACGGCGGCACCAACGAGATCCAGCGCAACATCATCGCCGAGCGCGCGCTCGGCCTGCCGCGCGAAGCACGCACGCGCGCAAAGTAAGGGAACCGACAAGTGGCTAACGTCCCCCCGCCTTATCCGACCCCGACGGGTCTCGTTAAGGGCAAGACCATGTTGATCACCGCGGCTGCGGGCAGCGGCATCGGCGGCGCGCTGGCGCGGCGCGCGGCGGAGGAGGGGGCGATCCTGTTCCTGTCCGACACGCACGAACGCCGGCTAAACGAGACCGCCGATGCGATCGCCGCGACGGGGGCCGCGCGCCCACACGTCCTGACCTGCGACGTGACCAATGAGGAGCAGGTTCGGGCTTTGATAGCGACCGCTATAGAAAAGCTCGGCCATATCGACGTGCTGGTGAACAATGCCGGCCTCGGCGGCAATGCGCCGATCGTCGAGATGACCGACGACCAGTGGTTCAAGGTGATCGACGTCACGCTCAACAGCGTGTTTCGCATGACCCGCGCGATCCTGCCGCATCTGTACGAGCGCAAGGCGGGCGTGATCGTCAACAACGCCTCGGTGCTGGGCTGGCGCGCGCAGACGCTGCAGTCGCATTATGCGGCGGCCAAGGCGGGCGTGATGGCCTTCACGCGCTGTTCGGCGATGGAAGCGGCCGAACATGGTGTGCGGATCAACGCGGTGTCGCCGAGCTTCGCGATGCACGCTGCGCTCAGCAAGGTGACGCCGCCGGGGCTGCTCGAGGAACTGGCCGGGCGCGAGGCGCTGGGCCGCTATGCCGAACCGTGGGAGGTGGCCAACGTCATGCTGTTCCTCGCATCCGACCTGTCGTCCTACATGACCGGCGAAGTCGTCGCCGTTTCGAGCCAGCATCCGTGAGCGCGCGCATCTTCGAAACCCCCGCCGACCTGATCGGCAGTGCGGGCGAGACGCTGGGGCCGAGCGAGTGGGTGACGATCGAGCAGGATCGCATCGACCAGTTCGCGCAGGCGACCGACGATCATCAGTGGATCCACGTCGATCCGGTGAAGGCGAAGGACGGGCCGTTCGGGGCGACGATCGCGCATGGTTATCTGACGATGAGCCTCGTCAACCGCTTCCTGCCCGAACTGATCGAGGTGCGGAATGCGTCGATGGGGATCAATGTCGGCACCGACAAGCTGCGCTTCCTGACGCCGGTGAAGGTGGGGAGCCGTATTCGCGGCGTCGGCGAGATCGTTTCGGCCGAAGAGGCCAAGGGCGGGTTTCAGGTCGTCGTGCGCGTGACTGTCGAGATTGACGGTGAGGCGAAGCCGGCCTGTGTGGTCGATACGATCAGCCGCTTCTTTCCCTGACACCACCAACGTCACCCCGGACTTGATCCGGGGTCCCGCTTCTTTTTCCTGCTTCGGTTAGAAGCGGGACCCCGGGTCAAGCCCGGGGTGACGGCGTATTTGTGGCAAGCGCCACCTCCAAAAACATACGCAAATACTATGCGGCTGGTCCTCGCTCGGCCTCGATAAGTAACGCGCTCCGCGCCTAATCGGCTGCCTTCGACGCCACGGGGGCCCGCGAACCCTTCGCGGCCGTGCGTCCGGAGGTTTCACTATGCAAGATCTGCCCTGGATCGCGCTGCTGGTCGGGCTGCTGGGCGTCACGCTCGCTTATGCCCGCCTGTGCGACAAAGCCTGAGGGGAACGTCAATGACCCTCGATCTGTGGCTCGCGGCCATCACCGCGATCGGCCTTCTTCTGTATCTGGTGGCGGTTCTCGTCCGCCCCGAACGCTTCTGAAGGGAGCGGACCAATGACCGTTCAGGGCTGGATCCTGATCATCGCCTTCATCGGCATCCTCGTCGCGCTGACCAAGCCGGTCGGCGCATGGCTGTTTGCGCTCTATGAAGGGCGCCGCACGCCGCTGCACACCGTTTTCGGCCCGATCGAAAACGGCTTCTACAAGATTGCCGGCATCGATCCGAACGAGGAACAGGGGTGGCGCCGTTACGCGGTCCACATGCTGATCTTCAACTTCGTCGGCCTCGTCTTCACCTATGTGGTGCTGCGCATCCAGGGCCTGCTGCCGCTCAACGGCCTGGGCTATGGCGCGATCGGCGCCGATGGCGCGTTCAACACCGCGATCAGCTTTACCACCAATACCAACTGGCAGTGGTATTCGGGCGAGGCGGCGATGTCGAACCTCAGCCAGATGCTGGGCCTGACGCTGCACAACTTCCTGTCGGCGGCGACGGGCATTGCGCTCGCCTTCGCGCTGTTCCGCGGTTTCGCGCGGCGTGAAGCCAACGGCATCGGCAATTTCTGGGCCGACGTCACCCGCATCACCCTGTATCTGCTGCTGCCGATCTGCGTCGTCTATGGCGTCTATCTGATCGCTGCGGGCGTTCCGCAGACGCTGGCCGCCGCGATCGACGTCAACACGCTGGAAGGCGTGAAGCAGACGCTGGCGCTCGGCCCCGTGGCCAGCCAGGAAGCGATCAAGATGCTCGGCACCAATGGAGGCGGCTTCTTCAACGCCAATTCGGCGCATCCGTTCGAAAATCCGACGGCCGTGACCAACCTGGTCCAGATGCTGTCGATCTTCGTGATCGGCTTCGGTCTCACCTGGTGCTTCGGCAAGGCCGTCGGCAACACCCGTCAGGGCTGGGCGATCCTGGCCGCGATGATCGTGCTGTTCGTCGCGGGCGTGACCGTCACCTACTGGCAGGAAGCGGCCGGCAACCCCGTGCTCCAGAACCTCGGCGTTGCCGGCGGCAATATGGAGGGCAAGGAGGTCCGCTTCGGCATCGTGGCTTCGGCGCTGTTCTCGGTCGTCACGACGGCGGCTTCGTGCGGCGCGGTCAACGCGATGCATGACAGCTTCACCGCGCTGGGCGGCATGATCCCGCTGTTCAACATCCAGCTGGGCGAAGTCGTCATCGGCGGCGTTGGCGCGGGCATCTACGGCTTCCTGCTGTTCGCGATCCTGGCCGTGTTCGTCGCGGGCCTGATGGTCGGCCGTACCCCGGAATATGTCGGCAAGAAGATCGAAGCGCGCGAGGTGAAGCTCGCCGTGCTCGCGATCACGATCCTGCCGCTGTGTATCCTGGGCTTCACCGCGATCGCCGCCGTGCTCGACGTCGGCCTTGCCGGACCGCTGAACAAGGGGCCGCATGGCTTCTCGGAGATCCTGTACGGCTTCACCTCGGCCACCGGCAACAATGGTTCGGCTTTCGCCGGCCTGACTGCGGGCACGCCTTTCTACAACGCGACGCTGGGCATCGCGATGTGGCTGGGCCGTTACTTCGTGATCGTTCCGATGCTGGCGATTGCCGGCAGCCTCGCGGCCAAGAAGTACACGCCGGAAAGCGCGGGTTCGTTCCCGACGACCGGTGGTCTGTGGGTCGGCCTGCTCGTCGGCATCGTCCTGATCGTGGGTGGCCTCACCTTCCTGCCGAGCCTCGCGCTCGGGCCCGTTGCCGATCATCTCGCGATGATCCGCGGTCAACTCTTCTAAGGGGCGCCAGACAATGAGCGCGACCAAGTCCATGTTCACGGCCGAGCTGATCGCACCCGCGATCGGCGACGCCTTCCGCAAGCTCAATCCCAAAGAGCTTGTCCGTAACCCGGTGATGTTCGTCACCGCCTGCATCGCCTTGTTGATGACGGTTCTTCTCGTCATCGGCAGCGACAATCTGTCGACGGGCTTCAAGGCCCAGCTGGCGATCTGGCTGTGGCTCACCGTCCTGTTCGGCACCTTCGCCGAAGCTCTGGCCGAAGGCCGGGGCAAGGCGCAGGCGGCCTCGCTGCGCGCCACCAAGGCCGAACTGACCGCCAAGCGGCTGAAGAACGGCAAGACCGAGGATGTGCCCGCAAGCGCCCTGCGCGCCGGCGACGTCGTCCTGGTCGAAACCAATGACCTGATCCCCGCCGACGGCGAAGTGATCGAGGGCGTGGCGTCGGTCAATGAAGCGGCCATCACCGGTGAATCCGCACCGGTGATCCGCGAAGCCGGTGGCGACCGTTCGGCCGTCACCGCGGGCACCCGGGTCATTTCCGACCAGATCAAGGTGCGCGTCACCGTCGATCCGGGCCAGGGCTTCCTCGATCGCATGATCGCGCTCGTCGAAGGCGCCGAGCGGCAGAAGACCCCGAACGAGATCGCGCTGACGATCCTGCTCGTCGGTCTGACGATCATCTTCCTGATCGCCGTCGGCACGATCCCCGGCTTTGCGAGCTATGCGGGCGGGGCGATCCCGGTCGCGATCCTCGCGGCGCTGCTGATCACCCTGATCCCGACCACGATCGCCGCGCTTCTGTCCGCGATCGGCATTGCCGGCATGGACCGTCTCGTCCGCTTCAACGTGCTCGCCAAGTCGGGCCGTGCGGTCGAGGCCGCCGGCGACGTCGACGTGCTGCTGCTCGACAAGACCGGCACGATCACGATCGGCGACCGTCAGGCATCGGAATTCCGCACCGTTGGTGGCACCTCGCCTGAGGATCTCGCCAATGCCGCGCTGCTCGCCAGCCTGGCCGACGAAACGCCCGAAGGCCGCTCGATCGTCCTGCTCGCTCGCGAGAAGTTTCGCGTGACCACGGCGACCCTGCCCGCAGGGGCGGAGATCATTCCCTTCACCGCGCAGACCCGTATTTCGGGCGTGCAGATCGGCCAGACGCTGATCCAGAAGGGTGCGGTCGATTCGATCCTTCGGGCCAATCCGGGTCTCGGCGGCACCGCCGCTGCGACCGAACTGCGCCGCATCACCGATGAGATTGCGCGTGCCGGTGGCACCCCGCTCGCGGTGGCGCAGGACGGCAAGCTGCTGGGCGCGATCTTCCTGAAGGACGTGGTGAAGGCGGGCATCCGCGAACGCTTCGGCGAACTGCGTCAGATGGGCATTCGCACGGTGATGATCACCGGCGACAACCCGCTGACCGCCGCCGCGATCGCCGCCGAAGCGGGCGTCGACGATTTCCTCGCGCAGGCGACGCCCGAGGACAAGCTCGCGCTGATCCGCAAGGAGCAGGAGGGCGGGCGCCTGGTCGCGATGTGCGGCGACGGCACCAACGACGCCCCCGCGCTCGCGCAGGCCGATGTCGGCGTCGCGATGAACACGGGCACGCAGGCGGCGCGCGAAGCCGGCAACATGGTCGATCTCGACAGCGATCCGACCAAGCTGATCGAGGTCGTTGGCCTCGGCAAGCAGCTGCTGATGACGCGCGGTGCGCTGACGACCTTCTCGGTCGCCAACGATGTCGCCAAATATTTCGCGATCATCCCGGCGATGTTCGTCGCGCTCTATCCGGGCCTCGGCGTCCTCAACGTGATGGGCCTGGCGACGCCCGAAAGCGCGATCCTGAGCGCGATCATCTTCAACGCGCTGATCATCCCGCTGCTCGTCCCCCTCGCGCTCAAGGGCGTGACCTATCGGCCGATGGCCGCCGGTCCGCTGCTCGCGCGCAACCTCGCCATCTACGGTCTGGGCGGCCTCATCGCCCCGTTCGTGGGCATCAAGATCATCGACCTTGCCGTCAACGGCATCGGTCTCGCCTGAGGAACCACTCTCATGGGCAATGATATCTCAACTTCGCTGCGGCCTGCGATCGTCATGACGATCCTGTTCGCGATCCTGCTCGGAATCCTCTATCCGTTGGCCATGACCGGCATCGGACAGGCGATCTTCCCCAGCCAAGCCAATGGCAGTCTGGTGCGCGACAGCGCCGGCAAGGTCATCGGCTCGAGCGTGGCGGGGCAGGCTTTCACCTCCGAACGCTATTTCCAGACCCGCCCTTCGGCGGCGGGTGACGGCTATAATGGACTGGCATCTTCTGGCTCCAATCTGGGGCCGGCAAGTCAGGTACTGCATGATCGGGTCAAGGGTGACGTGGCGAAGCTTCAAGCTACGTCACAGGGTCGCCAAGTTCCTCCCGATCTCGTGACAGCCTCCGCCTCGGGACTCGATCCTGACATCAGCCCCGAGGCGGCTTTTTATCAGGTCGACCGGGTGGCGCGCGTGCGCGGCATTCCGGCGGCAAAGGTCCAGGCTCTCGTCAAGAACCACGTCGAAACGCCGATCCTCGGCTTCCTCGGCGAAGAACGGGTCAACGTGTTCGCCCTTAACCGCGCGCTTGATAAGATCGGAGCGCCTTGACCGATCGTGACCGACCAGCCCCCGAAGCCTTTCTGCGCGCAGCCGCGCAGGAAGGCCGGGGGCGCCTGAAGATCTTCCTCGGCGCCGCTCCCGGCGTCGGGAAGACGTACGAGATGCTCTCCGAAGGCGCCGCGCGGAAACGCGCCGGCGTCGACGTCGTTGTCGGCGTGGTGGAAACGCATGGCCGCGTGGAGACCGAGGCGCTGACGCGCGGGCTGGAAATCCTGCCGCGCCGCCAGATCGACCATTCGAACCATGTCCTGACCGAGATGGATCTGGACGCGCTGCTCGAACGGCGTCCCGACCTCGCTCTCGTCGACGAACTGGCGCACACCAATGCGCCCGGCAGCCGCCACCCCAAACGCTATCAGGATGTCGAGGAACTGCTGGAGGCCGGGATCGACGTCTATTCGACGATCAACATCCAGCATGTCGAAAGCCTCAACGACGTCGTCGCATCCTTCACGCGCGTCCGCGTGCGCGAAACCGTGCCCGATCGCGTGCTGGAGGCGGCCGAGATCGAGGTGGTCGACATTCCCCCTGACGAGCTGATCGAACGGCTCAAGGACGGGAAGGTCTATCTGCCGCAGGAGGCGACGCGCGCGCTGTCGCACTTCTTCTCCAAGACCAACCTGTCGGCACTGCGCGAACTGGCGTTGCGGCGCGCGGCGCAGGCGGTCGATGCGCAGATGCTCGATCATCTGCGCGAACATGCGGTCGGCGGCACCTGGGCCGGGAGCGAGCGGATATTGGTGGCGGTGAGCGAATTGCCGTCGTCGATCGAACTGGTCCGCGCGGCCAAGCGGCTTGCCGACGCCGCCAAGGCGCCGTGGACCGCGATCCATATCGAAACTCCGCGCACGCAGGGGCTGGGCGAGGCGGACATGAAGCGCGTCGCCGATGCGCTGGCGCTCGCGTCCAATCTGGGTGCGGTGGTGGCGACGGTGCCGGCGGCGTCGGTGATCGACGGGCTGAAAAGCTATGCGATCGATGCGCGCGCGACGCAGATCGTGGTGGGCAAGTCGCAACGGTCGCGCTGGTTCGAACTGCGCCACGGATCGATCGTCGACCGGCTGGTGCGCGAGACACCGGGCATCGCCGTCCACGTCCTCGCCACCGCGGCCGAAGCGACAGCGCCGACGCGCCGGCGGCGGAGCAGCGGCGATTGGGGCACGCGCGCCGGCTATGGCTGGAGCGCGGCGATGGTTGCGGGAGTCACCGCGATCGGATCCGGCCTGTTCCATATCCTCGATCTGGGCAACGTCGCCTTGCTCTACCTGCTGCCGGTGATGGCGGCGGCGAGCACGTTTGGACTGCGCACCGGCCTGTTCGCGGGCCTCGCATCCAGCCTGGCCTACAACTTCTTCTTCCTGCCGCCGACGGGGACGCTGACGGTCAGCAACCCTGAGAACATCATCTCGATCATCGTGCTGCTGGGGGTCGCCTTCGTCACCAGCCAGCTGACGTCGCGGGTGCGCGCGCAGGCCGATCTGGCAGCGGGGAGCGCGCGGACCAACGCCGCGCTCGCCAGCTATTTGCGCCAACTCACCGCGCTCGGCGATGCGCGGGAGGTGGCGCGGGCGGCGTGCACCGAGATTGCCGGGCTGCTCGGGGTGAAGGTCGTGATCCTTGAGCAAGGCGCGGCCGGCCTGTCGGTGATGGCCGCGAGCCTTGCCGATCCGCCGCTCGAGACGATGGAGATCGCCGCCGCCCAATGGGTGTGGGATACGGGGCAACCGGCAGGGCGGGGCACGGGCACGCTTACTGCGTCGGACTGGCAGTTCCAGCCGTTGAAGGCGGGCGATCGGGTGCTGGCGGTGCTGGGCGTTGCGCGCGACGACGGGCGCGATCCGGTGCGATCGGACCAACTGGCGCTGCTGGGAAGCCTGCTCGACCAGACGTCGCTGGCGCTCGAGCGACTGAGGCTCGAGGTCGAGATGCGCGATGTCGATGCGGTGCGCGAGCGCGATCGGCTGCGCGCGGCTTTGCTGTCGTCGGTCAGCCACGATCTGCGCACGCCGCTGACGTCGGTGCTGGCGGCGGCGGCCGAACTGCGCCGCCGGATGGGCGATCCGCTGCTCGACACGATCGAGAGCGAGGCGCAGCGGCTCAACCGCTTCGTCGCGAACCTGCTCGATATGGCGCGGGTCGAGGCGGGGGCGCTGCGGCTGAATCTGGAGCCCGTCGACCTGACCGACGCGGTCGGCGGCGCAGTCCACGATGCGCGCCGCGCGCTGGAAGGGCGGGCGATCGAACTCGACGTGCTGCCCAGCCTGCCTTTGGTCAGCGTCGATCCGCAACTGTTCCACCACTGCCTGCTCAACCTTCTCGACAATGCCGGCCGCTATGGCGACCCCGGCACGCCGATCACGATCCGGGCCGAACGCAGCTATGACGCGCTGACGCTGTCCGTGATGGACGAGGGGCCGGGCCTGCCGTCGGGGCGCGAGAAGGAAGTGTTCGAGACGTTCCGGCGGCTCGAAGGATCGGATCGGTCGGTGGGGGGAACGGGCCTCGGCCTCGCGATCGTCAAGGGCTTCGCTGAAGCGATGGGGATCGCGGTCGAGGCCGGAAATCGCAGCGACGGGGTGACGGGCGCACGGTTCAGCCTGCGCTTCCCCGAAAGGCTGCTCGTAAAGGAAGCGGATCTATGAGCGGCCAGCGTGTCCTCATCGTCGACGACGATCTTCACATCCGGCGCCTGCTGCAAAGCACATTGGCGCGCGGCGGCTATGACGCGATCGAGGCGACCAGCGCGAAGGAGGCGCTGGCGCTTGCGGCCGAACATCGGCCCGATGCGGTGTTGCTCGATCTCGGCCTGCCCGATCGCGACGGGCTGGAGATCGTGCAATTGCTCAAGAAGGCGTCGCCTGCGCCGATCCTGGTCCTGTCCGCGCGCGATTCGACCGACCACAAGGTCGCCGCGCTCGATCTGGGCGCCGACGATTATGTGACCAAACCCTTCGACAGCGAAGAGGTGCTGGCGCGTCTGCGCGTCTCGCTGCGCCACCGGTTGCAGGCGGAGGGCGCCGAGCCGGTGGTGCGCGCGGGCGATCTGGTGATCGACCTGGCCGATCGCCGGATCATGCGCGGGGAGGAGGAGATCCACCTGACCCGCAAGGAATATGAGGTGCTGCGCATTCTGGCCGCCAGCCCCGGCCGCGTCGTCACGCACCAGCGCGCGCTGGAGGCGGCATGGCCGCGCGAATATGATCGGCGGATCGATTATCTGCGCATCGTGGTGCGCAACCTGCGCCAGAAGCTGGAGGTCGATCCCGCGCGGCCCAGCCTGATAGTCAACGAACTGGGGGTTGGATACCGCCTGATCGTCGATCATTGAATCACTACGCAATCACTATGGGGCGGCGCGTCCGCCCGGCTCGAAAGCCTATGGACGGGGGCATAGATCGACCAGTGCAACGGTGGAGTGCACGATGTCGATCGGTTCCAACAGGGTCATCCGCGATATGGGGCTCAGGCTCGGCGGCGCGGCGCTGGTGACGGCGGGCGTGTTCGCGCTCGGCCGCGCCGAGGCGCTCGAAAAGCTGGGGCCGCTCCATCCCGGTATCGAGGAATATGTGCTGGCGGCGATCGGCTTCCTGGCGCTCAGCGCGGGGGCGATGCTGCTGATCATGGGCATCCACATCTTCGATCGCGTGCCGCTATCGAGCCGCTGGGCGAACATCCCCAATCTCGATCAGCAGCCGTCCGATCTGGCGTCCCGATCAGCAGATCCGGCGCTATAATGCGTTCCAGCGGCCTTCTTATGGTGGTATGATCTCCCGATAAGAGATGGAGAGTCCCCATGAAGGCCGAAGCCGACCGCAAGATCCTCGATTCCTATCTGGGCGCGGGCGTCAAGCGTGAGACGACCGACAGCAGCCTGTTGATCAGCAGCTCGCGCTACCTCAACAGCCCGCAGATCCGCGACATCATCGCGACATGGCTGCTGCGCAAGAACGGCCCCGATTTCCCGGTGGAGGCCGATCATACGCTGGGCCTTTCGACCGCGATGGCGCAGGTGAACCCCGCGCACGAGACGGCGGCGCTGATGGAGGAGGAACGCAAGATCAACCCGGCGTTCGACGCCTGGCTGAAGGAAGGCTTCATCTCCACCTACACCAATGACGATTTCCATAAATATGCGCCCGGCACCGTCGGCGGCATCATTTCGAAGCAGATCAAGGAACGCGGCTTCGACATCCAGCTCGGCCTCGATCTGAACAATTTCGATCCGTCGAACGCCTATGATTATTGGCGGGTGCGCAGCCGCCAGACGCACGATTTCGAACACATCATCACCGGCGGTCAGTTCAACTCGCTGGGCGAAATCCCGGTGATCTTCGGCCGCACGGTGAACGAGGCGACGCATCTGAGCCCCGCGCTCGCATCGCGGCTGGGCGCGTACACGATGTTCGCGGGCCTGCGCATGATCTCCCGCTCGCTGCTCCATTATCCGGAGACATGGCCGATGGCGATGCGGCTGCTGGAACAGGGCATCCGCGTCGGCCGGGAATCGCCGCCCTTCTGGTTCTTCCGCTGGGAAGAGGTGTTCCACCTGACCCCGGCCGAAGCGCGCGTCCACTTCGGCATGCCCGAGGCCGAAGAGATCGAATGCTTCCGCGAAGCCTCGATCTTCCGCGAAGACCCCGAGATGATGGCGCTGGCGGCGGAGTGATTTGAGGCACGTCGCCCCAGCGAAGGCTGGGGCCTATTTCTCTACCGACAATCGGTGCCCTCTGGGGTGAGAGCAATAGGCTCCAGCCTTCGCTGGAGCGACGCGTTTACGCCGGCTGGAAGCCCTTCACGCCGGCACGCCACAGCGCGAAGCTGTACATGTCCGCGGCCAGGGCATCGCGCTGCGTGCGGGTCGATCCGACGCCGTGGCCCGCGTCGAAATCGACGCGCAACAGCACCGGATTCTTGCTCGACGTCGCCGCCTGCAGCCGCGCGGCGAACTTGGCGACATGCCACGGCGCGACGCGCGGATCGGTGGCGCCCGTGACGCACAGGACGGCGGGATAAAGCGTGCCCGGCTTGATCGCCTGATAAGCGTCCATGTCGTACATGATCCGGAAGCTTTTCGCGTCGACCATCGGGCCCCATTCGTCGATGTCGGACACATTCTGTTCGGCGACGTAGCGGATCGGGTTGGTCCATCCGACATCGGAGATCGCGCCGGCGAATAGCTCCGGCCGCTCGGTCAGCGCGCGGCCGACGGTGATGCCGCCCGCCGACGTGCCGCTGATCGTCAGATGCTTGGGGCTCGTCACCTTGTCGGCGATCAGCGTTTCGCACACTGCGATCAGATCGCGCCAGGTGTTCGCCTTGGTCTCCTTCTGCCCCGCCTTGTGCCAGTCGCGCCCATATTCGCCGCCACCGCGGACGTTCGCCCCGCAATAGACCCCGCCCGCATCAAGGAAGGGCAGCAATGCGGCCGAGAAGCGGGGCGAGAATGAATATTGGTAGGCGCCATATCCGGTTGCGAAGACCGGATTCGCGCCGGTCGGCTTCATCCCCTTTCGGTAGATGAGCGTGTAGGGGATCTTCACCCCGTCCTTCGCTGTCGCGAAGCCGCGCTTCGCCTCGTAGGGGCTC is drawn from Sphingomonas crocodyli and contains these coding sequences:
- a CDS encoding acyl-CoA dehydrogenase family protein; the encoded protein is MKLGFTEAEEAFRVEAATWLTAALTGPFADVRGVTSLVEMPERRREWEKYLAASRWSCIGWPAQYGGRDATLAQQVIFAEEYARAGGPPRLNHLGIELIGPTILAYGTDEQKARFLPAIANGDHIWCQGYSEPGAGSDLGGVRTKAWREGGDWVIEGQKVWTSLAQFCDWIFVIARTDPESVGSKGLSFLLVPMDQDGVTVRNIVQMTGESEFNETFFDAARTDAANILGEPGQGWGVAMALLGFERGVSTLGQQMGFRNELDDLIEAARANGSAGDPVIRQKIAQAEIGLRLMRYGALRMLTASADGGSNPAAFTYKIQWANWRQSLGELAMEVLGQAGEISDAHGEYAFSRLPHLFLYSRADTIYGGTNEIQRNIIAERALGLPREARTRAK
- the kdpF gene encoding K(+)-transporting ATPase subunit F — encoded protein: MTLDLWLAAITAIGLLLYLVAVLVRPERF
- a CDS encoding acyl-CoA dehydrogenase family protein encodes the protein MRFAFTDEQAMIAETANDLFVGEATSERTRAAMADAGCDRALWDSLSATGFVGVHMPGDVGGSELGMVELAIIAEAAGRQVAAVPLIATQAALSALQADGRADLIERVLGGQVATLALAGGLAPHGTIADLFLIEQDGGLVVADRDAVEVGAGVTMDQTRPLAQVKLTGAPIATLSAKALDVAKHTGWIAVAADALGGAQACLDRTVEYVKERQQFGQAIGGFQAIKHRLADMMVEIEQARSAVYWAACAVDEGAEDAELALHSAKAFAADAYATCAGAMIQLHGGIGFTWEHDAHLFFKRAQADRTLFGSSAQHREAIAQIIGLGAIAA
- the kdpA gene encoding potassium-transporting ATPase subunit KdpA, which codes for MTVQGWILIIAFIGILVALTKPVGAWLFALYEGRRTPLHTVFGPIENGFYKIAGIDPNEEQGWRRYAVHMLIFNFVGLVFTYVVLRIQGLLPLNGLGYGAIGADGAFNTAISFTTNTNWQWYSGEAAMSNLSQMLGLTLHNFLSAATGIALAFALFRGFARREANGIGNFWADVTRITLYLLLPICVVYGVYLIAAGVPQTLAAAIDVNTLEGVKQTLALGPVASQEAIKMLGTNGGGFFNANSAHPFENPTAVTNLVQMLSIFVIGFGLTWCFGKAVGNTRQGWAILAAMIVLFVAGVTVTYWQEAAGNPVLQNLGVAGGNMEGKEVRFGIVASALFSVVTTAASCGAVNAMHDSFTALGGMIPLFNIQLGEVVIGGVGAGIYGFLLFAILAVFVAGLMVGRTPEYVGKKIEAREVKLAVLAITILPLCILGFTAIAAVLDVGLAGPLNKGPHGFSEILYGFTSATGNNGSAFAGLTAGTPFYNATLGIAMWLGRYFVIVPMLAIAGSLAAKKYTPESAGSFPTTGGLWVGLLVGIVLIVGGLTFLPSLALGPVADHLAMIRGQLF
- a CDS encoding SDR family oxidoreductase; its protein translation is MANVPPPYPTPTGLVKGKTMLITAAAGSGIGGALARRAAEEGAILFLSDTHERRLNETADAIAATGAARPHVLTCDVTNEEQVRALIATAIEKLGHIDVLVNNAGLGGNAPIVEMTDDQWFKVIDVTLNSVFRMTRAILPHLYERKAGVIVNNASVLGWRAQTLQSHYAAAKAGVMAFTRCSAMEAAEHGVRINAVSPSFAMHAALSKVTPPGLLEELAGREALGRYAEPWEVANVMLFLASDLSSYMTGEVVAVSSQHP
- a CDS encoding MaoC family dehydratase; protein product: MSARIFETPADLIGSAGETLGPSEWVTIEQDRIDQFAQATDDHQWIHVDPVKAKDGPFGATIAHGYLTMSLVNRFLPELIEVRNASMGINVGTDKLRFLTPVKVGSRIRGVGEIVSAEEAKGGFQVVVRVTVEIDGEAKPACVVDTISRFFP